A window from Micromonospora terminaliae encodes these proteins:
- the cobM gene encoding precorrin-4 C(11)-methyltransferase produces MTTTGKVWFVGAGPGAADLLTLRAARVIAEADVVIWAASLVHADVLAHARPDAEIVDSSQLPIEGVRPLYERAAAGGLVVARIHSGDPALWGAVQEQLDLCRDLGLAVEVVPGVSSFTAVAALVGRELTIPEVAQSVILTRLEGGKTPMPPGERVREFARHGTTMALFLSAARSGQAQAELLAGGYPPETPVVVAYQATWPDELVVQCPLGELEATVKAHRLWKHTLFLVGPALAASGTRSHLYHPGHFHTYRRAEPGARAALRRTRARDDAGDDR; encoded by the coding sequence GTGACCACTACCGGCAAGGTCTGGTTCGTCGGGGCCGGCCCCGGCGCCGCCGACCTGCTCACCCTGCGCGCCGCCCGGGTCATCGCCGAGGCCGACGTGGTGATCTGGGCGGCCAGCCTCGTGCACGCCGACGTGCTCGCCCACGCCCGCCCGGACGCCGAGATCGTCGACTCCTCCCAGCTGCCCATCGAGGGCGTCCGGCCGCTCTACGAACGGGCCGCCGCCGGCGGGCTGGTCGTCGCGCGCATCCACTCCGGCGACCCGGCCCTCTGGGGCGCCGTGCAGGAGCAGCTCGACCTGTGCCGCGACCTCGGCCTGGCCGTGGAGGTGGTGCCCGGGGTGTCCTCGTTCACCGCGGTCGCCGCGCTGGTCGGCCGGGAGCTGACCATCCCCGAGGTGGCCCAGTCGGTGATCCTCACCCGTCTGGAGGGCGGCAAGACGCCGATGCCGCCGGGCGAGCGGGTCCGCGAGTTCGCCCGGCACGGCACCACCATGGCGCTGTTCCTCTCCGCCGCCCGCTCCGGGCAGGCGCAGGCGGAGCTGCTGGCCGGTGGCTACCCGCCGGAGACGCCGGTGGTGGTCGCGTACCAGGCGACCTGGCCCGACGAGCTGGTGGTCCAGTGCCCGCTCGGTGAGCTGGAGGCCACCGTCAAGGCGCACCGGCTGTGGAAGCACACGCTCTTCCTGGTCGGGCCGGCGCTCGCCGCCAGCGGCACCCGCTCGCACCTGTACCACCCCGGGCACTTCCACACCTACCGCCGGGCCGAGCCCGGTGCCCGCGCCGCGCTGCGCCGCACCCGTGCCCGCGACGACGCCGGGGACGACCGGTGA
- the cobI gene encoding precorrin-2 C(20)-methyltransferase, protein MNAVLTGIGVGPGDPELLTLKAVRLLGEADLVFVPVLDRHAADPDAPPGRAETTVRAHVPADRLRRLPFALDDRGGVTARRERAWDAAAAAVVAAVDAGARSVAFATIGDPNVYSTFGYLADGVRDRRPGIAVRTVPGITAMQDLAARAGVPLCEGREPLTLLPATAGLTPVADALAGPGTVVVYKGWRRHPDLVGELRRQGRLADAVLGRSLGLPGERIGPVDGAAADLPYLSTLLVPARRDRRGGKL, encoded by the coding sequence GTGAACGCCGTGCTGACCGGCATCGGGGTGGGACCCGGCGATCCCGAACTGCTGACGCTCAAGGCCGTACGGCTGCTGGGCGAGGCCGACCTGGTGTTCGTACCCGTGCTGGACCGGCACGCCGCGGACCCGGACGCGCCCCCCGGCCGGGCCGAGACGACCGTGCGGGCGCACGTGCCCGCGGACCGGCTGCGCCGGCTGCCGTTCGCCCTCGACGACCGGGGCGGGGTGACCGCCCGCCGGGAGCGGGCCTGGGATGCGGCCGCGGCGGCCGTGGTGGCCGCCGTCGACGCCGGGGCCCGGTCGGTCGCCTTCGCCACCATCGGGGACCCCAACGTCTACTCGACCTTCGGCTACCTCGCCGACGGGGTGCGGGACCGGCGGCCCGGGATCGCGGTGCGGACCGTGCCCGGCATCACGGCCATGCAGGACCTGGCCGCCCGGGCCGGCGTGCCGCTGTGCGAGGGCCGCGAACCGCTCACCCTGCTGCCCGCCACGGCCGGCCTCACGCCGGTCGCCGACGCGCTCGCCGGCCCCGGCACCGTCGTCGTCTACAAGGGCTGGCGCCGCCATCCCGACCTGGTCGGCGAGCTGCGCCGGCAGGGCCGGCTGGCCGACGCCGTGCTGGGCCGGTCGCTCGGCCTGCCCGGCGAGCGGATCGGGCCGGTGGACGGCGCCGCCGCCGACCTGCCGTACCTGTCGACGCTGCTGGTCCCGGCCCGCCGGGACCGGCGGGGAGGAAAACTGTGA
- a CDS encoding cobyrinate a,c-diamide synthase, with translation MVTPWALPRLVVAAPASGHGKTTVATGLLAALRRRGLTVSPHKVGPDYIDPGYHALAAGRPGRNLDPWLVGPDRIAPLLRHGASVPSPADVAVVEGVMGLHDGAVGHGGYASTAHVARLVEAPVLLVLDTTAQGRSAAALVFGMRAFDPAVRVGGVILNRVGSPRHETLLRDALAEVGVPVLGAVTRAAEVSAPSRHLGLVPVAERAPESVAVVAALADLVESTVDLDAVLALARTAPPLTAPAWDPAAAVGGPAGTARPVVAVAGGAAFTFSYAETAELLTAAGARVVTLDPLRDDALPPGTRAVVIGGGFPELYADALAGNTALRAELAGFDGPVVAECAGLLYLGRALDGVPMCGRLDHTARMTGRLTLGYRDAVAAADSPVHRAGDPVRGHEFHRTVTDPGHGDRPAWHWDGAPHGFVTGRVHASYLHTHWAGHPAAARRLVEAASR, from the coding sequence ATGGTGACGCCCTGGGCGCTGCCCCGGCTCGTCGTCGCGGCCCCGGCCAGCGGGCACGGCAAGACGACCGTGGCCACCGGGCTGCTCGCCGCGCTGCGCCGCCGTGGCCTGACGGTCAGCCCGCACAAGGTGGGCCCCGACTACATCGACCCCGGCTACCACGCGCTCGCGGCCGGCCGGCCCGGCCGCAACCTCGACCCCTGGCTGGTCGGCCCGGACCGGATCGCCCCGCTGCTGCGCCACGGCGCGAGCGTGCCCAGCCCGGCCGACGTGGCCGTGGTCGAGGGGGTGATGGGGCTGCACGACGGCGCCGTCGGCCACGGCGGGTACGCCTCCACGGCGCACGTCGCCCGGCTCGTCGAGGCGCCGGTCCTGCTGGTCCTCGACACGACGGCGCAGGGCCGCTCCGCCGCCGCGCTGGTGTTCGGCATGCGCGCCTTCGACCCGGCGGTGCGCGTCGGCGGGGTCATCCTCAACCGGGTCGGCTCGCCCCGGCACGAGACGCTGCTCCGCGACGCGCTCGCCGAGGTGGGCGTGCCGGTGCTCGGCGCGGTGACGCGGGCCGCCGAGGTCTCCGCGCCGTCCCGCCACCTCGGTCTGGTGCCGGTCGCCGAACGCGCGCCCGAGTCGGTCGCCGTGGTGGCCGCGCTCGCCGACCTGGTCGAGTCCACCGTGGACCTGGACGCCGTGCTGGCGCTGGCCCGCACCGCGCCGCCGCTGACCGCGCCCGCCTGGGATCCCGCCGCCGCCGTCGGCGGTCCCGCGGGCACCGCCCGCCCGGTCGTCGCGGTCGCCGGCGGGGCGGCGTTCACCTTCTCGTACGCGGAGACCGCCGAACTGCTCACGGCGGCCGGCGCGCGGGTGGTGACCCTCGACCCGCTGCGCGACGACGCCCTGCCGCCCGGCACCCGGGCCGTGGTGATCGGCGGCGGCTTCCCCGAGCTGTACGCCGACGCCCTGGCCGGCAACACCGCGCTCCGCGCCGAGCTGGCCGGCTTCGACGGGCCGGTGGTCGCCGAGTGCGCCGGGCTGCTCTACCTCGGGCGCGCCCTCGACGGGGTGCCGATGTGCGGGCGGCTCGACCACACCGCCCGGATGACCGGCCGGCTCACCCTCGGCTACCGCGACGCCGTGGCCGCCGCCGACTCCCCGGTCCACCGCGCCGGCGACCCGGTACGCGGACACGAGTTCCACCGCACGGTCACCGACCCCGGGCACGGCGACCGTCCCGCCTGGCACTGGGACGGCGCCCCGCACGGCTTCGTGACCGGCCGGGTGCACGCGTCCTACCTGCACACCCACTGGGCCGGGCACCCGGCCGCGGCGCGCCGGCTGGTCGAGGCGGCGAGCCGGTGA
- a CDS encoding DUF362 domain-containing protein → MAVVTIGACQGCGACLLTCPVHAIRPTPAGLRVTDRCTGCLECLEICPVDAIRVDPDPRGEQ, encoded by the coding sequence GTGGCGGTCGTGACCATCGGCGCCTGCCAGGGCTGCGGCGCCTGCCTGCTCACCTGCCCGGTCCACGCCATCCGCCCCACCCCCGCCGGCCTGCGGGTCACCGACCGCTGCACCGGCTGCCTCGAATGCCTGGAGATCTGCCCCGTGGACGCCATCCGCGTCGACCCCGACCCCCGAGGAGAGCAATGA
- the cbiE gene encoding precorrin-6y C5,15-methyltransferase (decarboxylating) subunit CbiE: MGRVSVLVVGTDAAGRPAHPALAGALAGAGLVVGAARHLAAVPVPADCATVVLGPLAPALDRLAAAVAAGTPAVVLASGDPGLFGIVRRLRAAGLPVRVLPAVSSVAAAFARAGLPWDGAAVVTAHGRDLAPALNACRALPTVAVLTAPGAGAAELGAGLAGWDRRLVVAEHLGTPDERVTWTTPAEAAARTWSDPHVLLSLAPETTPPEDPDPSILHLRPGSRRVRAFHPGTNCTIAGGAGGMRVDDQPAAAPVGGWALPESAYVHRDSMITKAEVRALAVARLRPRLGRLVWDVGAGSGSVGIECALLGAAVLAVERDPDAPIRANAARHGVDVRVVTGTAPEALAGLPDPDAVFVGGGGTDVLAAVADRRPPRIVATLAALDRVAPAVHLLRAAGYAVDGCQLAAARLADLPGGSLRLAATNPVVLLTGELP; encoded by the coding sequence GTGGGCCGCGTGAGCGTGCTCGTGGTGGGCACCGACGCCGCCGGCCGGCCCGCCCACCCCGCGCTCGCCGGGGCGCTGGCCGGCGCGGGCCTGGTCGTGGGCGCCGCTCGGCACCTGGCCGCCGTTCCGGTGCCGGCCGACTGCGCCACCGTCGTGCTCGGCCCGCTCGCACCGGCGCTGGACCGGCTCGCCGCCGCCGTCGCCGCCGGAACGCCCGCGGTGGTCCTGGCCAGCGGCGACCCCGGGCTCTTCGGCATCGTCCGCCGGCTCCGCGCGGCGGGCCTGCCGGTGCGGGTGCTCCCCGCCGTCTCCAGCGTCGCCGCCGCGTTCGCCCGCGCCGGGCTGCCCTGGGACGGCGCGGCAGTGGTCACCGCGCACGGCCGGGACCTGGCCCCCGCGCTCAACGCCTGCCGGGCGCTGCCCACCGTCGCCGTGCTCACCGCCCCCGGCGCGGGCGCGGCCGAGCTGGGCGCCGGCCTGGCCGGCTGGGACCGCCGCCTGGTCGTCGCCGAGCACCTCGGCACCCCCGACGAACGCGTCACCTGGACCACCCCGGCCGAGGCCGCGGCACGAACCTGGTCCGACCCGCACGTGCTGCTGAGCCTCGCCCCGGAGACCACCCCACCCGAGGACCCGGACCCGTCGATCTTGCACTTACGGCCCGGCTCACGTCGGGTTCGAGCGTTTCACCCGGGCACCAACTGCACCATCGCGGGGGGCGCCGGCGGGATGCGTGTTGATGACCAGCCTGCTGCCGCGCCTGTCGGGGGCTGGGCTTTGCCCGAGTCCGCGTACGTCCACCGGGACTCGATGATCACCAAGGCCGAGGTGCGGGCTCTTGCGGTGGCCCGGTTGCGGCCCCGGCTGGGCCGGCTGGTCTGGGACGTCGGCGCCGGCAGCGGCTCGGTCGGCATCGAGTGCGCGCTGCTCGGCGCGGCGGTGCTCGCCGTCGAACGCGACCCGGACGCGCCGATCCGGGCCAACGCCGCCCGGCACGGCGTCGACGTCCGGGTGGTGACCGGGACGGCCCCGGAGGCCCTGGCCGGGCTGCCCGACCCCGACGCGGTCTTCGTCGGCGGGGGCGGCACGGACGTGCTCGCCGCCGTGGCCGACCGCCGCCCGCCCCGGATCGTCGCCACCCTGGCCGCCCTCGACCGTGTCGCGCCGGCCGTGCACCTGCTGCGCGCCGCCGGCTACGCGGTCGACGGCTGCCAGCTCGCCGCCGCCCGCCTCGCCGACCTGCCCGGCGGCTCCCTGCGCCTGGCCGCCACCAACCCGGTCGTGCTGCTCACCGGGGAGCTCCCGTGA
- a CDS encoding cobalt-precorrin-5B (C(1))-methyltransferase, with product MTYAEPPLREPDLPRTAKVRPTALRTGWTTGACATAATKAALTALVTGEPQREVEIGLPAGRRVSFAVARCDLEPARRAEAVVVKDAGDDPDVTHGAELTATVTWRDEPGLRLDGGPGVGTVTRPGLGLAVGGPAINETPRRMIGQAVAEVVDLGETGVRVVISVPRGEIMARKTTNRRLGILGGISILGTTGIVRPFSTASWRASVVQAVHVMAAQGERTVVLCTGGRTERAARALLPELPEVCFVEVGDFTGAAVTAAVGDGMTGVVFVGMAGKLAKLAAGILMTHYTRSKVDLSLLGAVTAEAGGDPDLVAAVTAANTGRHAYELWAAAGLLGPAGDLLCRRVRQVLLRFAGHAVRVDVAMVDFAGALVVASSGRWAA from the coding sequence GTGACGTACGCCGAGCCGCCGCTGCGCGAGCCGGACCTCCCGCGTACGGCGAAGGTCCGGCCCACGGCGCTGCGCACCGGCTGGACCACCGGCGCGTGCGCCACCGCGGCCACCAAGGCGGCGCTGACCGCGCTGGTCACCGGCGAGCCGCAGCGCGAGGTCGAGATCGGCCTGCCCGCCGGCCGGCGGGTCAGCTTCGCGGTGGCCCGCTGCGACCTGGAACCGGCGCGGCGGGCCGAGGCCGTGGTGGTCAAGGACGCCGGTGACGACCCGGACGTCACGCACGGCGCCGAGCTGACCGCCACCGTCACCTGGCGGGACGAGCCGGGGCTGCGCCTCGACGGCGGGCCGGGCGTCGGCACGGTCACCCGGCCCGGGCTCGGCCTGGCGGTGGGCGGCCCGGCCATCAACGAGACCCCACGCCGCATGATCGGCCAGGCCGTCGCCGAGGTGGTCGACCTCGGCGAGACCGGCGTCCGCGTGGTCATCAGCGTCCCGCGTGGCGAGATCATGGCCCGCAAGACCACCAACCGCCGGCTCGGCATCCTCGGCGGCATCTCCATCCTCGGCACCACCGGGATCGTCCGGCCCTTCTCCACCGCCTCCTGGCGGGCCAGCGTGGTGCAGGCCGTGCACGTGATGGCCGCACAGGGGGAGCGGACCGTGGTGCTGTGCACCGGCGGGCGTACCGAGCGGGCGGCCCGGGCGCTCCTGCCGGAGCTGCCCGAGGTGTGCTTCGTCGAGGTCGGCGACTTCACCGGCGCGGCGGTCACCGCCGCCGTCGGCGACGGGATGACCGGCGTCGTCTTCGTCGGCATGGCCGGCAAGCTGGCGAAGCTCGCCGCCGGCATCCTGATGACCCACTACACCCGCTCCAAGGTGGACCTGTCGCTGCTCGGCGCGGTCACCGCCGAGGCCGGCGGCGACCCGGACCTGGTCGCCGCCGTCACCGCCGCCAACACGGGCCGGCACGCGTACGAGCTGTGGGCGGCCGCCGGGCTGCTCGGCCCCGCCGGGGACCTGCTCTGCCGGCGGGTCCGGCAGGTGCTGCTCCGCTTCGCCGGGCACGCCGTCCGCGTCGACGTGGCCATGGTGGACTTCGCGGGCGCCCTGGTGGTCGCCTCCTCCGGGCGGTGGGCCGCGTGA
- the cobO gene encoding cob(I)yrinic acid a,c-diamide adenosyltransferase gives MPQGKPSHVPSDGLTTRQRRHRPLLIVHTGQMKGKSTAAFGLALRAWTAGLPVGVFQFVKSAKWRVGEENAFRALGEVHERTGQGAPVTWHKMGEGWSWIQRGGEADHAEDAREGWRQIRRDLAAERYGLYVLDEFTYPMKWGWVDVDEVVATLRDRPGFQHVVITGRDADPRLVEAADLVAELTKVKHPMDAGQKGQKGIEW, from the coding sequence ATGCCACAGGGGAAGCCGAGCCACGTGCCCTCCGACGGGCTGACCACCCGGCAGCGGCGGCATCGCCCGTTGCTGATCGTGCACACCGGACAGATGAAGGGGAAGTCGACGGCCGCGTTCGGGCTGGCGCTGCGCGCCTGGACCGCCGGGCTGCCCGTCGGTGTCTTCCAGTTCGTCAAGAGCGCCAAGTGGCGGGTGGGGGAGGAGAACGCCTTCCGGGCCCTCGGCGAGGTGCACGAACGCACCGGGCAGGGCGCCCCGGTCACCTGGCACAAGATGGGTGAGGGCTGGTCCTGGATCCAGCGCGGCGGGGAGGCCGACCACGCCGAGGACGCGCGGGAGGGCTGGCGGCAGATCCGGCGCGACCTGGCCGCCGAGCGGTACGGGCTCTACGTGCTCGACGAGTTCACGTACCCCATGAAGTGGGGTTGGGTCGACGTCGACGAGGTGGTCGCCACGCTGCGCGACCGGCCCGGCTTCCAGCACGTGGTGATCACCGGCCGGGACGCCGACCCGCGGCTGGTCGAGGCGGCCGACCTGGTCGCCGAGCTGACCAAGGTCAAGCACCCGATGGACGCCGGTCAGAAGGGCCAGAAGGGCATCGAATGGTGA
- the cobJ gene encoding precorrin-3B C(17)-methyltransferase, producing the protein MAGAGGRKGPFRVGLVAATAAGRRHARILAAAWPHARLVEAESVAGALRAAWRDCDAVVAFLATGAVVRILAPLLGDKHTDPAVVVVDEAARHAVALLGGHAGGANALAAEVGALLGARPVVTTATDAVGLPGLDTLGWPVEGAVAAVSRAILDGEPVRLVADATWPLPALPEHVRVEIAPPSTDPAAPEQGESAAGWRILVTDRVVPLDGRTVVLRPPSLVAGIGSSRGVPAAEVTGLLRRVLADAGLSPASLRCLASVDLKADEAGIRATADAYRVPLETWPAADLAAVDVPHPSEVVRAAVGTPSVAEAAALRAGGTLLVPKTASAMATVAVARHAPRGRLALVGLGPGAADLRTPRAVAELRRAAVVVGLDQYVEQIRDLLRPGTRVLASGLGAEEARARAAVAEATAGHAVALVGSGDAGVYAMASPALEHADDRIDVVGVPGVTAGLAASALLGAPLGHDHVYLSLSDLHTPWEVIARRVAAAAEGDLVALLYNPRSRTRDWQLGTALDAFAAHRPPDTPVGVVRNASRPGERVHLATLATLDPAQVDMYSVVVVGSSQTRVVGGRMVTPRGYRWRS; encoded by the coding sequence ATCGCCGGCGCAGGCGGCAGGAAGGGGCCGTTCCGTGTCGGACTCGTGGCGGCGACCGCCGCCGGGCGGCGGCACGCGCGCATCCTCGCGGCGGCCTGGCCGCACGCCCGGCTCGTGGAGGCGGAGAGCGTCGCCGGCGCGCTGCGAGCGGCCTGGCGCGACTGCGACGCCGTGGTCGCCTTCCTGGCCACCGGTGCGGTCGTCCGCATCCTGGCCCCGCTGCTCGGCGACAAGCACACCGACCCGGCCGTGGTCGTGGTCGACGAGGCGGCCCGGCACGCCGTGGCCCTGCTCGGCGGGCACGCCGGCGGCGCCAACGCCCTCGCCGCCGAGGTCGGCGCGCTGCTCGGCGCCCGGCCGGTGGTCACCACCGCCACCGACGCGGTCGGCCTGCCCGGGCTGGACACCCTCGGCTGGCCCGTGGAGGGTGCGGTGGCCGCGGTGTCCCGGGCGATCCTCGACGGCGAGCCGGTCCGCCTGGTCGCCGACGCCACCTGGCCGCTGCCCGCCCTGCCGGAGCACGTCCGCGTCGAGATCGCACCCCCATCGACGGACCCGGCCGCACCCGAGCAGGGTGAGAGCGCCGCGGGCTGGCGGATCCTGGTCACCGACCGCGTCGTGCCGCTCGACGGGCGGACCGTGGTGCTCCGGCCGCCGTCCCTCGTCGCCGGCATCGGCTCCAGCCGGGGCGTACCGGCCGCCGAGGTGACGGGCCTGCTGCGCCGGGTGCTCGCCGACGCCGGCCTCAGCCCGGCCAGCCTGCGCTGCCTGGCCAGCGTGGACCTCAAGGCCGACGAGGCGGGCATCCGCGCGACCGCCGACGCGTACCGCGTACCCCTGGAGACCTGGCCCGCGGCGGACCTGGCGGCGGTCGACGTGCCGCACCCCAGCGAGGTGGTCCGCGCCGCGGTCGGCACGCCGAGCGTCGCGGAGGCCGCGGCGCTGCGCGCCGGGGGCACGCTGCTCGTGCCGAAGACCGCCTCGGCCATGGCCACCGTGGCGGTGGCCCGGCACGCCCCGCGCGGCCGGCTCGCGCTGGTCGGCCTCGGTCCCGGCGCCGCCGACCTGCGCACCCCGCGCGCGGTGGCCGAGCTGCGCCGGGCCGCCGTGGTGGTCGGCCTGGACCAGTACGTCGAGCAGATCCGCGACCTGCTGCGCCCCGGCACCCGCGTGCTGGCCAGCGGGCTCGGCGCGGAGGAGGCGCGGGCCCGGGCCGCCGTCGCCGAGGCCACCGCCGGCCACGCCGTCGCCCTGGTGGGCTCCGGCGACGCCGGGGTGTACGCGATGGCCAGCCCCGCCCTGGAACACGCCGACGACCGGATCGACGTGGTCGGCGTGCCCGGGGTGACCGCCGGGCTCGCCGCGTCGGCGCTGCTCGGCGCGCCGCTCGGCCACGACCACGTCTACCTGAGCCTGTCCGACCTGCACACCCCGTGGGAGGTGATCGCGCGCCGGGTCGCCGCCGCGGCCGAGGGCGACCTGGTGGCGCTGCTCTACAACCCGCGCAGCCGCACCCGCGACTGGCAGCTCGGCACGGCGCTGGACGCCTTCGCCGCGCACCGCCCGCCGGACACCCCGGTCGGCGTGGTGCGCAACGCCAGCCGCCCCGGCGAACGGGTGCACCTCGCGACCCTGGCCACCCTCGACCCGGCCCAGGTCGACATGTACAGCGTGGTGGTCGTCGGCAGCTCGCAGACGCGGGTCGTCGGCGGCCGGATGGTCACGCCCCGGGGGTACCGGTGGCGGTCGTGA